The Paracoccus sp. MA genome contains a region encoding:
- a CDS encoding ATP-dependent endonuclease, whose amino-acid sequence MRLKSVTVENFKAIDKAKIDLADVTILVGQNSSGKSSFLQALHWACRCVADPKVQNNQARSVAAHALDYFPTPDAKVVGHNKELREGRGDLENISVFVTLEVDGSQNTVGRIPIKRGRNDAIQIDLRGESRLPGDLYIHLADRKKPFSAYIPGLAGIPSREEKKSRQPVFRSAASGDANSVLRNILLLIKMENESGLESLCEWASKILGPTRIEVRFDEGDNFDIEAVINTENMGAEYFAPLELAGTGALQVIQIFAYLILFRPSVLLIDEPDAHLHPDRQEKLIRAIEEAARDFDTQVILTTHSPHIIRTSSSDVRLAWLHNGGVAQNQHKIREQMGWGLLDKSTLLITEDENTPLLQEILDQWPQCSRTTAIWPVYGVENLPSAEGAKALKSILGVSKLIIHRDGDFMTKKEKDKLVSKFDDSGCDLWVTGPSDIEGYLCSREHLIDSLGISEEEAEDVLSKAWNDAKDRKKFQEKRAQINKSDRFYPGGSGTPSHEEVSRELDRDYYAGTVMGKKLLKAVAAIVHKEYKIGLPALMKLPINGEIAKDLKELLQKKS is encoded by the coding sequence GGGCAGAATAGTTCGGGAAAATCGTCGTTCCTGCAGGCGTTGCATTGGGCGTGTAGGTGTGTTGCTGATCCGAAAGTCCAAAACAACCAGGCCCGAAGTGTAGCGGCGCACGCACTGGACTATTTCCCGACACCGGACGCCAAGGTGGTTGGTCACAATAAGGAGTTGAGAGAAGGTAGAGGTGATCTAGAAAATATATCGGTATTTGTTACTTTGGAGGTTGACGGAAGTCAGAATACCGTTGGTCGAATACCAATTAAAAGAGGTAGAAACGACGCTATTCAAATCGACCTTCGCGGCGAAAGTCGGCTGCCCGGAGATTTATATATACATCTAGCTGATAGAAAAAAACCATTTTCGGCTTACATCCCGGGATTGGCTGGCATACCGTCAAGGGAGGAGAAGAAAAGTAGACAGCCGGTCTTTCGTAGTGCGGCGAGCGGGGACGCAAATAGCGTTTTGAGAAATATACTGCTTCTCATAAAAATGGAAAACGAGAGTGGACTGGAATCTCTTTGTGAATGGGCATCAAAAATTCTCGGTCCGACAAGGATAGAGGTTCGATTTGATGAGGGCGACAACTTCGATATAGAAGCTGTGATTAATACGGAAAATATGGGTGCAGAGTACTTTGCTCCATTAGAACTCGCTGGAACTGGAGCCCTTCAGGTCATACAGATTTTTGCTTATCTGATACTTTTCCGGCCAAGCGTTCTTCTTATCGACGAGCCGGACGCACATTTGCACCCTGATCGACAGGAAAAGTTAATTAGGGCTATCGAAGAAGCCGCAAGAGACTTCGATACTCAAGTTATCCTAACAACTCACAGTCCCCATATAATCAGAACATCATCATCAGACGTGCGTTTGGCGTGGCTTCATAATGGCGGAGTTGCTCAGAACCAACACAAAATTCGCGAGCAGATGGGGTGGGGGCTTTTGGATAAATCAACTCTGTTGATTACGGAGGACGAGAATACACCATTACTGCAGGAGATTTTGGATCAATGGCCGCAGTGCAGCAGAACAACAGCAATCTGGCCTGTATATGGCGTGGAAAACCTGCCTAGCGCGGAAGGGGCGAAGGCGTTGAAGTCAATTTTAGGCGTTTCCAAGTTGATAATACATCGCGACGGCGACTTTATGACCAAGAAAGAAAAGGACAAGCTGGTTTCTAAATTCGACGATAGTGGATGTGATCTTTGGGTTACGGGACCGTCTGATATCGAAGGTTATCTATGTAGCAGGGAACATCTCATCGATAGCCTTGGAATTTCAGAGGAGGAAGCCGAGGATGTCTTGTCGAAGGCTTGGAATGATGCGAAGGACAGGAAGAAGTTCCAAGAAAAGCGGGCTCAGATAAATAAAAGTGATAGATTCTACCCCGGCGGTTCGGGGACGCCTAGCCATGAGGAAGTGTCTCGTGAGCTGGACCGTGATTATTACGCGGGGACCGTTATGGGGAAAAAGTTACTCAAAGCTGTCGCGGCAATAGTGCACAAAGAGTATAAAATCGGTCTTCCCGCTTTAATGAAGCTTCCCATTAATGGAGAGATTGCCAAGGATCTGAAGGAATTACTGCAAAAGAAGTCTTGA